In Plodia interpunctella isolate USDA-ARS_2022_Savannah chromosome 1, ilPloInte3.2, whole genome shotgun sequence, one DNA window encodes the following:
- the LOC128677102 gene encoding venom serine carboxypeptidase-like, with protein sequence MLMFTIGFHLFCWITFTGASPLFLTPYIKNNTASEGRRLSSVDQSQFLNVTSYSGYITVDEEYKSHLFFWFFPVANANVSETPLIIWLQGGPGGTSLLGTFLEIGPFGINESGTLQPRPSSWGVNHSLLFIDNPVETGLSFSETKHYSTNLDTCAEHLYKFLQQFLTVYPEVRAAPLFIAGESYGGRYVPAFAKKVYDNMERDGERKINLQGLIMGNPLFNYADTANISQIFYQWGLVDQQGLRSVKDLQERYFAALKNNASNAQELHDKLLDSLQDLSLHETLFNVLEYDPQLNLTAVTQYVNKKEFKEKVHGIEKEILYLNGDVANSLRKDFLLNMDSAMTFLLEHYRILIYCGQLDLVQPCVPNAEGRRRNWHWSKRSEFLNAHRIPIVMPPSEVAGYFKSGGGLTEVLISGAGHLVPIDKPREAQLIVTSFIKAEEPPSKPLQLDFNDIPNLDMDSPILNNSTQRPNNINNTSIKKPDTSSTTVSSTLGTNILKTVSSNPWNTVSWVFNCILIVGIIVCGVLYVKHKRRYRDYLLNDEDSLNNAMLTMS encoded by the exons ATGCTTATGTTCACAATTGGATTCCATTTGTTTTGTTG GATCACCTTCACGGGGGCATCACCGTTATTTCTCACTCCGTACATCAAAAACAACACGGCATCTGAAGGCAGACGCCTATCTTCAGTAGACCAGAGTCAGTTTCTAAACGTTACCAGCTATTCAGGCTATATAACTGTTGACGAGGAATACAAATCTCATCTGTTCTTCTGGTTCTTCCCCGTCGCTAATGCGAATGTGAGCGAGACTCCTCTCATCATCTGGCTGCAAGGAGGCCCTGGAGGAACCAGCCTTCTGGGCACGTTTTTGGAAATAGGGCCCTTTGGAATTAATGAATCCGGGACTTTACAAC CGCGGCCATCATCATGGGGAGTGAACCATTCGCTCCTCTTCATAGACAACCCCGTGGAGACCGGCCTAAGCTTCAGCGAGACCAAACACTATTCCACTAATTTAGACACA TGTGCTGAACATCTTTACAAGTTCCTGCAACAGTTCCTGACAGTTTATCCTGAAGTGAGGGCTGCGCCACTGTTCATTGCCGGGGAATCGTATGGCGGTCGCTATGTCCCGGCCTTCGCTAAAAAGGTGTATGACAATATGGAGCGCGATGGCGAACGAAAAATCAACTTACAG GGTTTGATAATGGGTAACCCGCTTTTCAATTACGCTGACACAGCCAACATTTCCCAGATATTCTACCAATGGGGTCTCGTTGATCAACAGGGCCTCCGCTCTGTCAAAGATTTGCAAGAGCGTTATTTTGCAGCGTTAAAAAATAACGCCAGTAACGCTCAAGAG ctaCACGATAAATTACTGGATAGCCTTCAAGATCTGTCTCTTCATGAAACACTATTTAATGTTTTGGAATACGATCCGCAGCTGAATTTAACTGCAGTCACACAATACGTGAACAAAAAAGAATTCAAGGAAAAAGTCCATGggattgaaaaagaaatactttatttaaatggagaTGTCGCAAATTCTTTGAGGAAagattttctattaaatatggATTCGGCTATGACATTTCTGCTGGAGCACTACAGGATACTTATTTACTG TGGTCAGCTGGATTTGGTGCAGCCGTGTGTGCCCAACGCAGAGGGTCGGCGCAGGAACTGGCATTGGAGCAAGCGTTCAGAGTTTTTGAACGCACATCGAATACCTATCGTGATGCCCCCTTCCGAAGTCGCCGG atATTTCAAGAGTGGTGGAGGCCTCACTGAGGTTTTAATCAGTGGTGCCGGTCATCTTGTTCCCATAGATAAGCCCAGAGAGGCCCAACTGATCGTAACCTCCTTCATCAAGGCAGAAGAACCACCTTCAAAACCCCTACAACTAGATTTCAATGACATACCAAACTTGGATATGGATTCACCGATTTTAAACAATTCAACACAAAGgcctaataatattaataatacgaGTATCAAAAAACCTGACACAAGTAGTACCACAGTGAGTAGTACATTGggaactaatattttaaagactgTAAGTAGCAATCCTTGGAACACTGTGAGTTGGGTTTTTAACTGTATTTTGATAGTTGGTATTATTGTTTGTGGTGTGCTTTATGTTAAACATAAAAGGCGGTACCGGGATTACCTACTTAATGATGAAGATTCTCTTAATAACGCTATGCTCACTATGTCATAA
- the LOC128677171 gene encoding vitellogenic carboxypeptidase-like, whose protein sequence is MKIIIFLWLTASVCARVAVVEEKLLDISDNLIIDDKAELKNITNNAKVLTKEEKIDVCLNVNSLNSTISETTADQLACLLKLLNSTVIKPDNGVALILTPLIEDGRIDEARNASKVDSEQFLGLESYSGFLTVNETYNSNLFFWYFPVENKTVSETPWIIWLQGGPGASSLTGLFDEIGPLKLENGHLIRSPHSWLQNHSLLFIDNPVGTGFSFTNHPDGFTQDSTTYGIHLYSALRQFLQMFPELRSAPLFVAGESYGGKFVPALGAEIHKHMDEPDGKIKMGGLMIGNAYVEPSMIAQIAMSFIHFGLLVKEQMDIVRPLVDSFHGDIAANRSIEAKEKFTNLITILLFLSHQKQAYNFLKDDILAGHYSSYLEQSAIRKALHVGDIRFHFVNMTVNSKLAPDFLSDARPKFEMLLDHYRVLTYCGQLDQMLPCGYTSEAYRRWRWGHSQEFLEATRYPYIYNRKVAGYHKTGGGLTEVLIRGAGHMVPMDQPGPVQELVARWTQQKPLSSGFGMLEGSFVQQFIRNHTTAIYL, encoded by the exons atgaaaattataatatttctttggTTGACGGCAAG CGTCTGTGCAAGAGTTGCTGTAGTTGAAGAGAAATTGCTGGATATATCTGACAACTTAATCATAGACGATAAAGCTGAacttaaaaacataacaaataatgCAAAAGTTTTAACAAAGGAAGAGAAAATAGACGTATGTCTTAATGTGAATTCTTTAAATAGCACAATAAGTGAAACTACGGCGGATCAACTAGCATGTTTGTTAAAACTACTTAATTCCACTGTAATCAAGCCTGACAACGGAGTGGCTCTGATTCTGACCCCATTAATCGAAGACGGTCGTATTGATGAGGCGCGGAACGCCAGTAAAGTTGATTCCGAGCAATTTCTTGGTCTAGAAAGTTATTCAGGATTCTTGACAGTGAATGAGACGTACAATTCGAATCTGTTCTTCTGGTACTTCCCGgtggaaaataaaactgtgtCGGAGACGCCCTGGATCATCTGGCTTCAGGGAGGGCCTGGTGCTTCTAGCTTGACGGGGCTGTTTGACGAAATTGGCCCCTTGAAATTGGAGAATGGACATCTAATTc GCAGCCCGCACTCCTGGCTGCAGAACCACTCGCTGCTATTCATTGACAACCCGGTGGGCACAGGGTTCAGCTTCACAAACCACCCGGATGGATTCACTCAAGATAGCACAACG TACGGCATCCACCTCTACTCAGCCTTGAGGCAGTTCCTCCAGATGTTCCCAGAGCTGAGATCCGCTCCGCTGTTCGTGGCAGGAGAGTCTTACGGTGGGAAGTTTGTCCCAGCATTGGGTGCTGAGATCCATAAACATATGGACGAACCGGATGGGAAAATCAAAATGGGA GGTTTGATGATCGGCAACGCGTACGTGGAGCCTTCAATGATAGCTCAAATAGCGATGTCTTTCATCCACTTCGGGTTGCTGGTGAAGGAGCAGATGGACATCGTGAGGCCGCTGGTGGACTCCTTCCATGGAGACATCGCTGCCAACAGGAGCATTGAGGCCAAAGAG AAATTCACGAACCTCATCACGATACTCCTGTTCCTATCGCATCAGAAGCAGGCCTACAACTTTCTCAAAGACGACATCCTGGCCGGCCACTACTCCTCATACCTCGAGCAAAGTGCGATCAGGAAGGCTCTTCACGTCGGAGACATAAGGTTCCATTTTGTCAACATGACGGTCAACAGTAAATTGGCCCCGGATTTCTTGAGCGACGCTCGGCCCAAATTCGAAATGTTGCTTGATCACTACAGGGTGCTTACGTATTG CGGTCAGCTAGACCAGATGTTGCCCTGCGGGTACACATCAGAAGCCTACCGGCGGTGGCGGTGGGGACACTCCCAGGAGTTTCTGGAAGCCACTCGATATCCCTACATTTACAACAGGAAGGTAGCCGG ATATCACAAGACTGGCGGAGGGCTGACAGAGGTACTGATCCGCGGAGCTGGTCATATGGTGCCCATGGATCAGCCCGGACCGGTCCAGGAGTTGGTTGCGAGGTGGACGCAGCAGAAACCGCTCAGCTCCGGCTTCGGCATGCTCGAGGGATCCTTCGTTCAGCAGTTCATTAGGAACCATACGACCGCAATCTATTTATAA
- the LOC128669920 gene encoding uncharacterized protein LOC128669920 isoform X1 → METDLKARKQVNFDQMKALIDFLKEHPDLAKGLARGRRGKMQSLKLWNQCAKKLNLIKDGAEKDRKGWSKYWCDWKYRVRRRSLELKVAEDGNRTPPDGVSPLSPLEEDILTIIGETVEGIMIKCDPLGNGDTDDEAASDVNTSCKVATTRKRKRRHSSMENIEIEKRDNNSSSVKKRTIKNEDDDSDTDTDDNDADEAKKFIRLEEEKLYNLRKIAKSVQMMASTLRELVDDFKSHIRNHSSST, encoded by the exons ATGGAAACAG ATTTGAAGGCCAGAAAGCAGGTCAACTTTGACCAAATGAAGGCGTTGATAGATTTTCTGAAAGAGCATCCAGACTTGGCTAAAGGGCTAGCGAGGGGTCGTAGAGGGAAGATGCAATCCCTTAAGCTTTGGAATCAATGTGCTAAGAAGCTCAACCTCATCAAAGATGGCGCGGAAAAGGATAGGAAAGGGTGGTCGAAG TACTGGTGTGATTGGAAGTATCGTGTCAGGAGACGCTCTCTGGAGCTGAAGGTAGCTGAGGACGGCAACAGAACCCCACCCGACGGTGTCAGCCCCTTGTCTCCGCTGGAAGAAGATATACTTACCATTATCGGAGAAACTGTTGAAGGAATCATGATCAAGTGCGATCCTTTGGGAAATGGA GATACAGATGATGAAGCAGCAAGTGACGTCAATACATCGTGCAAAGTTGCAACTACGAGAAAGCGGAAACGCAGGCATTCTTCaatggaaaatattgaaatagagAAAAGAGACAACAACAGTTCTTCTGTAAAGAAGCGTACGATCAAAAATGAAGACGACGACAGTGATACAG ataCTGATGATAACGATGCAGACGAAGCAAAGAAGTTTATACGGCTGGAAGAAGAGAAACTTTATAACCTAAGAAAAATTGCTAAGTCTGTGCAAATGATGGCCTCAACGTTAAGGGAGTTGGTCGATGACTTCAAGTCTCATATTAGAAATCATTCTTCTTCTACTTAG
- the LOC128669920 gene encoding uncharacterized protein LOC128669920 isoform X2, producing the protein MKALIDFLKEHPDLAKGLARGRRGKMQSLKLWNQCAKKLNLIKDGAEKDRKGWSKYWCDWKYRVRRRSLELKVAEDGNRTPPDGVSPLSPLEEDILTIIGETVEGIMIKCDPLGNGDTDDEAASDVNTSCKVATTRKRKRRHSSMENIEIEKRDNNSSSVKKRTIKNEDDDSDTDTDDNDADEAKKFIRLEEEKLYNLRKIAKSVQMMASTLRELVDDFKSHIRNHSSST; encoded by the exons ATGAAGGCGTTGATAGATTTTCTGAAAGAGCATCCAGACTTGGCTAAAGGGCTAGCGAGGGGTCGTAGAGGGAAGATGCAATCCCTTAAGCTTTGGAATCAATGTGCTAAGAAGCTCAACCTCATCAAAGATGGCGCGGAAAAGGATAGGAAAGGGTGGTCGAAG TACTGGTGTGATTGGAAGTATCGTGTCAGGAGACGCTCTCTGGAGCTGAAGGTAGCTGAGGACGGCAACAGAACCCCACCCGACGGTGTCAGCCCCTTGTCTCCGCTGGAAGAAGATATACTTACCATTATCGGAGAAACTGTTGAAGGAATCATGATCAAGTGCGATCCTTTGGGAAATGGA GATACAGATGATGAAGCAGCAAGTGACGTCAATACATCGTGCAAAGTTGCAACTACGAGAAAGCGGAAACGCAGGCATTCTTCaatggaaaatattgaaatagagAAAAGAGACAACAACAGTTCTTCTGTAAAGAAGCGTACGATCAAAAATGAAGACGACGACAGTGATACAG ataCTGATGATAACGATGCAGACGAAGCAAAGAAGTTTATACGGCTGGAAGAAGAGAAACTTTATAACCTAAGAAAAATTGCTAAGTCTGTGCAAATGATGGCCTCAACGTTAAGGGAGTTGGTCGATGACTTCAAGTCTCATATTAGAAATCATTCTTCTTCTACTTAG
- the LOC128670744 gene encoding uncharacterized protein LOC128670744, protein MPRKSQSKKKRAEKALKMHTVIRARKKVSATEDNDNDCSKISLNILKDSIQTETSSEPVQSPSVSQVQDPIPTQDSVEHLTIEISSPQKLPSSFVDGRRIIDICYFYTRLQDISEHGSMNCGLGCVEIVGERQVGLNSKFTLKCKMCNESFYLENNPPGEININSCAVAGTIAIGCGHSQLQELSAALNLPIITPKTYKACHCKLTTYWEKVSIESMNAAAQKERNMALAEGRVDKNGIPIIDVIVDGCWCKRTYKKNYSALSGAAAIIGRKSGEVLFLGVKNKYCSICAQAEKSNKVAKQHKCYKNYNGPSTAMESTILVEGFKCSIEMHNLIYGRMVSDGDSSTHAHLLKNRPYSHITIEKIECRNHLLRNLCNKLTALQTDTKFILKHRKVITQKKIMILRKTVRTIIKTHKADSESERRCNIELLYNDLLLAHLHAFDDHSRCKPIFCNVGDCEPQSTEFYTCTLWSRICTLMSNLASHAPSLIHDIDSNTVERYNSIVAKLVGGKRINFSKRGSYQTRCHASVVSFNTHKVISSVYKSMTGRSPRGSIKKLETNRMKRAMLMRKFSRKKNRMLFAKGEDRNYGDKCEKPDMPSDIFEKEKDTFLQTLVKTKEEKQKIERDTVLQSSCSEWLELRRKLLTASNFGKVIKRRNDVSCHNIVKDIIYKGSLSHITSIKHGKDNEQTALRQLEVQENIKIKSCGLYIDEEYHFLGATPDGVIDNKTIVEIKCPLSAYQKDIKTVVKSNKLPFYKLSNEDKLIINKTHNWYYQVQGQLHITKKTKCLFAIWTGDDNKLKTEIILKDDEFWLNVMKEKLITFYTECMLPELVDPRIPRNMKIRDPVYIQEAIDNKAAKIKPNEKENQKKSNKNTDAEKTKPLKRKCENKQTSVNHAGNIETEATEVQNKKQKIEENLNTEHDPCDHDQSLPVPNTNYLWFDSDTSDVVRKLNFTEF, encoded by the exons ATGCCTCGAAAAAGTCAATCGAAGAAAAAACGGGCGGAGAAAGCATTGAAAATGCACACAGTTAT aCGAGCAAGAAAAAAAGTATCCGCAACGGAAGACAACGACAATGATTGCAGTAAAATTTCACTAAACATACTTAAAGACTCGATTCAg ACAGAAACGTCTTCAGAACCAGTCCAGTCTCCAAGTGTCTCACAAGTTCAAGATCCAATACCTACACAAGACTCGGTTGAACACCTAACG attgaaaTTTCCTCACCACAAAAATTACCAAGCTCATTCGTTGATGGTCGGCGTATAattgatatttgttatttctataCACGATTGCAAGACATTTCTGAACATGGTTCTATGAATTGTGGCTTAGGTTGTGTTGAAATTGTAGGAGAACGGCAAGTTGGactaaattctaaatttacGTTGAAGTGTAAAATGTGCAATGAAAGTTTTTACTTGGAAAATAATCCTCCaggagaaataaatataaacagctGCGCAGTTGCAGGAACAATAGCTATAGGTTGCGGACACTCCCAACTTCAGGAACTTTCTGCAGCTTTAAATTTACCTATAATTACACCAAAAACATATAAAGCATGCCATTGCAAGTTAACAACGTATTGGGAAAAAGTTTCCATAGAATCCATGAATGCAGCAGcacaaaaagaaagaaatatggCTTTGGCTGAAGGACGAGTGGATAAAAACGGTATCCCAATAATTGATGTGATTGTAGATGGATGCTGGTGTAAaagaacatataaaaaaaattactcagCATTGTCCGGAGCTGCTGCTATAATCGGCAGAAAGTCTGGAGAGGTGTTGTTTTTAggcgtgaaaaataaatattgctcCATATGTGCACAGGCAGAAAAATCGAATAAAGTAGCAAAACAACACAAATGCTACAAGAATTATAACGGCCCGTCTACAGCCATGGAATCCACAATCCTGGTTGAAGGTTTCAAGTGCTCCATAGAGATGCATAACTTGATTTACGGAAGAATGGTATCAGATGGGGATTCCAGTACACATGCACATCTGTTAAAAAATCGACCATATTCTCATATAACTATTGAAAAAATCGAGTGCCGCAATCACCTACTTCGAAACCTTTGCAACAAACTGACAGCTTTGCAAACTGatacaaagtttatattaaaacatcgCAAAGTGAtaactcaaaaaaaaattatgatccTGAGAAAAACTGTTCGAACAATCATAAAGACACATAAAGCGGATTCAGAATCGGAGCGAAGATGTAACATTGAATTATTGTACAATGACCTACTTTTGGCCCATTTACATGCCTTCGATGACCATAGCAGATGTAAGCCCATTTTCTGTAACGTTGGCGACTGTGAACCACAATCTACAGAATTTTACACTTGCACACTTTGGTCCAGAATTTGTACGTTGATGTCCAATCTTGCATCACACGCCCCCAGCTTGATTCACGATATTGACAGCAATACGGTTGAAcgatataatagtatagtagcAAAGCTAGTAGGAGGAAAACGTATAAATTTCAGCAAACGGGGCTCATATCAGACAAGGTGTCACGCTTCTGTTGTGTCATTTAACACTCACAAAGTGATATCCTCAGTCTACAAATCCATGACAGGTCGCAGTCCTCGGGGgagtattaaaaaattagaaaccAATAGAATGAAAAGAGCAATGCTGATgagaaaattttcaagaaagaaaaataggaTGCTTTTCGCCAAGGGAGAAGACAGAAACTACGGAGATAAATGCGAAAAGCCAGATATGCCCTcagatatatttgaaaaagagAAAGATACGTTTTTACAGACTTTAGTcaaaacaaaagaagaaaaacaaaaaatagaaagaGATACTGTACTGCAGAGCTCTTGTAGCGAATGGTTAGAATTACGGCGCAAATTATTGACTGCGTCCAATTTCGGAAAAGTTATAAAGAGGCGCAATGATGTTAGCTGTCACAATATTGTCAAAGACATCATTTATAAAGGGTCTTTATCACACATTACATCCATAAAACACGGAAAAGACAACGAACAGACGGCGTTACGACAATTAGAGgttcaagaaaatataaaaataaagtcttgTGGTCTTTATATAGACGAGGAATATCATTTTCTTGGAGCTACACCCGATGGTGTGATTGACAACAAAACaattgttgaaattaaatgtcCCTTGAGTGCCTATCAAAAAGACATTAAAACAGTTGTCAAAAGTAATAAGCTCccgttttataaattaagcaatgaagataaattaattataaataaaacccacAACTGGTACTATCAGGTGCAAGGGCAATTGCACataacaaagaaaacaaaatgtttatttgcaaTTTGGACAGGGGAtgacaataaactaaaaacagAGATTATTTTGAAAGATGATGAATTTTGGTTGAATGtgatgaaagaaaaattgatAACTTTTTACACAGAGTGCATGCTGCCAGAATTAGTTGATCCAAGGATCCCACGAAATATGAAAATCCGGGATCCTGTTTATATACAGGAAGCAATCGACAATAAAGCGGCAAAAATTAAACCGaacgaaaaagaaaatcaaaagaaaagtaataaaaatacagatgCTGAAAAAACGAAACCATTAAAAAGAAAgtgtgaaaataaacaaacaagcgTAAACCATGCGGGTAATATTGAAACTGAAGCCACagaagtacaaaataaaaagcagaAGATTGAAGAAAATCTTAATACTGAACATGACCCATGTGATCACGATCAAAGTTTACCAGTTCctaatactaattatttatgGTTCGATAGCGATACAAGTGATGTTGtgagaaaattaaactttactgaattttaa